The DNA region GGCCTTTGAAACCCGCGGGCTGCATGCTGCGCGCGGCAGCCTTCGCGCCGCCCGGCGCGCCTTCACCATGGCGTGCCGCCGCGGCGAGCGCCGCGCTTTGCAGCGCACGTTCGTCGAGCGCGTGCCGCAGCGTGCGTTCGCTGCGCCGCGCGGCCGCCATGCGCGCGAGCAGCAAGCCGGCGATCAGCAGCAAACCGAGCGCGGCCAGAGCGAGTGCGAGCGCGACGAGTCGGTGAATCTGCATCGTCAATTCCTCAGGTTCGCGAGGCGGTACAGCAGATACGCCCCGCCCAGCTGCAGCGCAAACGCCAGATAGACCAGTTGCCGGCCGGTGGGGTCGAACCACATCGACGCGAAGTACCTGGGATTGGAGAGGATCAGAAAGCCGCCGATGCCTACCGGCAACATCGCCAGCACCCACGACGACAGCCGCGTTTCCGCCGACATCGCCACCAGTTCGCGCTCGGCGTGTTCGAGATCGCGCATGAACGAGGCCATACGCTCGAGCATCACGTCGGCGCGTCCACCGTACTTGACCGACAGACGCAGCACGGCGCCGACCAGTTCGAGTTCGCGCACGCCATAGATCAGCGCGACCTGCGATAGCGCCCGATCGATTTCGACGCCGGTGCGCAGCATCCGCGATACGTAGTCGAGGCATTCGCGCAACGGCGCCTCGGTGGTTTGCATCGCGGCCTGGAAGGCCGCGGGCACACTGTTGCCGAGCGTGATCAGACGCACGATGCCGTCGAGAAACAGCGGCAATTGCCGCACGATCTGCTGACGCCGTTTGTTCACTCGCAGCGTCACCAGAAAATAGAAGAACATCACGCAAGCGCACAACGCGACGCCGGCCGCGAGCGCGCCGCCCACCAGCGCGGCCCAGCCGCACAGCAGCGACACCAGGGTGCCCGCGAGCGCGGCCGGCGCTTTCGCATGGGCAATGGCCGCACGCGCCATGGCGTGCCGCACCATGAAGCGCACGCGCGCCCGCAGATAACGCCAATGCTCGAGCCAGCTCGCATCGGCGGGCGGCGCCTGCGGCGCGATCACCGCCTGGGTGGCCCCCGCGCGCGCGGCGGCGCCGCGTGCTCCGCTTGTACCGCTTGCCGGGCCGTTGCTCATGCCGCCCGCGGCGAGACCGGCCGGCATCGGAGACGCGCCAAACGAGCCGCCGTTAGGGGACGCCATGCGGCTGTCGATATAGCGCTGCGCGCTCACCTGGCCTTTGCGTTGCGCACCGCGCTGCCAGAGCAGCAAGGCGAACGCCGCGCAGAGCAGCGCAAGCGCCGCGAAGACCAGGACCGCGCTAGACATTGAAGCCTCCGCCAAACCCGCCACCACCGCCACCGCCGAAGCCGCCGCCGAAGCCCGCGTTGCCGAACCCATTGGCGGCCTCGCCGCCGCCCAGCGCCTGACGGAAGCGCGCCAGCTTCGGCGAGTGCGGATGGATGCCGAGCGAAACCCAGTTGTCGAGCTCGTCGCCTTCCGCGCTCAGGATCGGCTCGTAGCGATACAGCTCCTGGGTGGCGATGATGTTGTCCGACAGCCCCGTCACTTCCGTGATCGACAGAATGCGCCGGCGCCCGTTGGAAAGCCGGCCGATCTGCACGATGAAGTCGATTGCATTGGCGATCTGGCGGCGCAGGCTGGACTCGGTGCCCTGAAAGCCCGCGAAGCCCGCCAGCATTTCCAGCCGGTACAGACATTCGCGCGGCGAACTGGCGTGCACGGTGCCCATCGAGCCGTCGTGGCCGGTGTTCATCGCCTGCAGCATTTCGAGCACTTCGCCGCCGCGCACTTCGCCGACGATGATGCGGTCCGGCCGCATCCGCAACGTGTTGCGCAGCAGGTCGCGAATCGTCACGACGCCCGCGCCGTCGAAGCCGCCCGGCCGGCTTTCCAGCCGCACCACGTGCGGGTGGTTCAGCGACAGTTCGGCGGTGTCCTCGATGGTCACGACCCGCTCCGGCTCGGGAATGTGAAACGCCAGCGCATTGAGCAGCGACGTCTTGCCGGAGCTCGTGCCGCCCGACACCAGCACGTTGCAGCGCGCCGCCACCGCAGCTTCGAGCAGTGCGCCGATTTCCGGACTGTAGGTGCCGTTGCCGAGCAGATCGTCGGGTCGCATCGGATCCTTGCGGAACTTGCGGATCGAGACGATCGGCCCGTCGATCGAGAGCGGCTCGATCACCACGTTCACGCGCCCGCCGTTCGGCAAACGCGCATCGACCATCGGATTCGATTCGTCCAGACGCCGGCCGATCGGCGCGAGAATGCGCCGCACGATCCGCAGCAGATGCGCGTTGTCGGCAAAGCGCACCTGAATGCGCGTCAGAATGCCGTGGCGCGACACGTACACGTCGTTATAGCCGTTGATCAGAATGTCTTCGACGGCCGGGTCGGCGAGCAGATCTTCGATCGGACCGAAGCCCGCGAGCTCCTTGGTCAGCGCCTCCGCGATCAGGCGCACCTCGCTCTCGTTGATCGGAATGCGGCGCAGCCTGACGAAGCTGTCCATCTCCAGATCGACGAACTGGTTGATCGCGTTACGCGACCAGCG from Paraburkholderia aromaticivorans includes:
- a CDS encoding type II secretion system F family protein, translated to MSSAVLVFAALALLCAAFALLLWQRGAQRKGQVSAQRYIDSRMASPNGGSFGASPMPAGLAAGGMSNGPASGTSGARGAAARAGATQAVIAPQAPPADASWLEHWRYLRARVRFMVRHAMARAAIAHAKAPAALAGTLVSLLCGWAALVGGALAAGVALCACVMFFYFLVTLRVNKRRQQIVRQLPLFLDGIVRLITLGNSVPAAFQAAMQTTEAPLRECLDYVSRMLRTGVEIDRALSQVALIYGVRELELVGAVLRLSVKYGGRADVMLERMASFMRDLEHAERELVAMSAETRLSSWVLAMLPVGIGGFLILSNPRYFASMWFDPTGRQLVYLAFALQLGGAYLLYRLANLRN
- a CDS encoding CpaF family protein, which gives rise to MAKDIEFADDAPSFAHSQQFQDIKNAAHEHLLTRIEELGAEFGRWSRNAINQFVDLEMDSFVRLRRIPINESEVRLIAEALTKELAGFGPIEDLLADPAVEDILINGYNDVYVSRHGILTRIQVRFADNAHLLRIVRRILAPIGRRLDESNPMVDARLPNGGRVNVVIEPLSIDGPIVSIRKFRKDPMRPDDLLGNGTYSPEIGALLEAAVAARCNVLVSGGTSSGKTSLLNALAFHIPEPERVVTIEDTAELSLNHPHVVRLESRPGGFDGAGVVTIRDLLRNTLRMRPDRIIVGEVRGGEVLEMLQAMNTGHDGSMGTVHASSPRECLYRLEMLAGFAGFQGTESSLRRQIANAIDFIVQIGRLSNGRRRILSITEVTGLSDNIIATQELYRYEPILSAEGDELDNWVSLGIHPHSPKLARFRQALGGGEAANGFGNAGFGGGFGGGGGGGFGGGFNV